One genomic region from Phocoena sinus isolate mPhoSin1 chromosome 3, mPhoSin1.pri, whole genome shotgun sequence encodes:
- the LOC116752237 gene encoding methyl-CpG-binding domain protein 3-like 2B, whose protein sequence is MGEPEWTSFPSQPLLGKLQRNMMPETLEKRRQDRLAKARQRHRDGTALPMRLTSCIFKRQVTKITSHPDNAVRRRRCEGTLEKPQQACAFRRLQGLQVYSPEGEPFSTLDSTIIFRVIALRGAGESLGRAGAGSLHTSPEAITAQCSNGAEMIPGLDLFLPQTLCRQRVTYADIRRQARKVKRARERLGMALRADRLARETERTRSPEN, encoded by the coding sequence GGGAAGCTCCAAAGAAATATGATGCCTGAGACGTTGGAGAAGAGAAGACAAGACCGTTTAGCCAAGGCCAGGCAGAGACATCGTGACGGAACTGCACTTCCTATGAGGCTGACCAGCTGCATTTTCAAGAGGCAAGTCACAAAGATAACTTCTCATCCTGACAATGCAGTCAGGCGCCGTCGATGCGAGGGGACCTTGGAGAAGCCCCAGCAAGCCTGTGCATTCAGAAGACTGCAGGGGCTCCAGGTCTACAGCCCTGAAGGAGAACCTTTCAGCACGTTGGACAGCACAATTATTTTCAGAGTAATTGCCCTGCGTGGTGCAGGTGAATCCCTGGGCCGTGCTGGTGCCGGGTCTCTGCACACCAGCCCTGAAGCCATCACTGCCCAGTGTTCAAACGGGGCAGAGATGATCCCAGGATTGGATCTCTTCCTCCCACAGACCCTCTGCAGGCAACGAGTAACCTATGCAGATATTCGCCGACAGGCTCGGAAAGTGAAAAGAGCGAGGGAGAGACTGGGTATGGCCTTGAGGGCAGACAGGCTtgccagggagacagagagaaccaGGAGCCCTGAGAACTAG